The genomic DNA CACGACTGTACGACTTCGAGGACCTGCTCCTCCGCTGCGGTCACTTCCGAAGTCTAGAGGTTAGCAAAGGAGTGGTTACAAGGGTGTCGAACGGGCCGGCAGCCGATCTGAGCGGTCAAGCCGGCGGAACGACTCGACAACCAGTCGATGAGTAGCTGGCTGCTAAGTCCTGAGGTATTCCTCGAGGGGGACCTCGACCAGTTGTGGCGAGCGGCTGATGAGGTCGCGAAGTATTGCGAGGTGGCCCGATCCGATGATCAGGATGATCCTGCCTCCGGGTTCGGCGACCCGCGTAAGGTTCTCGAAGATGGTGGCGTTCCGCTCATACCAGGCAGCGAGCAGATTCGTTCCCAGGTCGTTCTCTTGGTTACCGACCGCGGAGAGCTGCAAGTACCGCGCATGGTCTCTGGCGACGAACGCGGGGTCGTTGAAGTAGTTCAGAGCTTCGAGAAGGGTTGACCTACTCACGAGGTCGGCGTCGTGTCGCTCCTGCACCCTCAGCGAACGCCAGAAGTCTCGGACGAACTCCGGATCGTTCGCTTCTGCCCACCTGAAGAGCGGGTCGAACGGCATATCGACCGCTTGGTCGACAGGCGTGACCCTCTCGAGCTCACAACGGGCGGCGAGGCGGAATCCTATCTGCTCGACCTCGTTCGCCCTCGGTTCGAGCCGGCCCTCTCTGAAGGCAGCGTACCGCTCGTTCAACTCCGCCCGCTCGTCCACGCCTGCTTCTACAGCAACCACGTTCGCCTTGAACCGGGACAAGCGCTCGACGAGCCTGACGATCTCCTGCTGCCTCAATGGCGCTAGGGCATCGAATTCGACCTTGGTGGCGTCGATAGTGTCGCCGAAGTGGAAGGTTCCCAGGAGCAGGAGTTGAGCGGGGCGCGAATCCATCTCTATGGCAGCGTAACTTCATGATGGTTACAGTGCGGACGGGCAAGGAGGCAACCGTGTCAGGAATCGATTTCGTTCTGGAGGCGTTCGATCGCAACGGCAGGGTCAATCGGGCAACGCTGGCTACTCTGAAAATGGATGACCTGGGACACGACGACGGGGCGGGCGGCTACACCGTTGGGCAGCACCTCGCCGACATGGCCGAATTCCGTTACGGCTGGCTTACGAAGGTCTCCCCGCAGCACGCCGAGTCCGTGCCTTCGGTGGCGGACGGCGACCAGTCGAGCTTCTGGTTGACAATCACGAGCATCGAAGAGTTGCAGCGAGCGTTCGACGCCGGCGACGCTGCGGTCCGCGCCGCCGTAACGAGCGCCGTGGACGAGGGCCGCAAGTTCACCGGGGCTTACGAGTCTCATCCCGTGCACTTCCTGGAGCACACCATCGTTCACGACTCCCACCATCGGGGGCAGATCCTGGCGCTCCTGCGCCGAGCCGGCAGGCCCACCGAGGAGCGCATGGAACTCGAGTCGAAGAGCTGGTCGATCTGGCGAGAGTAGCCGCGCATCCGGCATAGATGATCACCGCCCGGATCTGTAGTGCCGGTCATCGGTGACGGCCTGGGCGACTATGCTTCGGACATGCGACAACACGATCTCGCTCGCCGATTTCTCGAGCTCCACGCCGCGCCGGAGCTCCTGCTCCTGCCCAACGCGTGGGACGCCGGCAGCGCCGTCATCTTCGAGCGGGCCGGCTTCGAGGCGATAGGGACGACGAGCGCAGGTATCTCGTACAGCTCGGGTTATCCGGACGGCCAGCAGCTGCCACTGGCCGAGCTCCTGACAGCCGTCGCCCGAATCGCGCGCCGCATCTCGGTGCCCCTCAGCGTGGACGTCGAGGCGGGTTACGGAGCGGAACCTTCCCGGATTGCGGCCAACGTCGCCGAGGTCGTAGCCGCTGGCGCGGTCGGCATCAATCTCGAGGATGGCAGGGTAGACGGGCCGCCCACTCTTGTCGACATCCAGTTCCAGTGCGAGGTCTTGAGCGCGGTCGCCGAAGTCAGGAGTTCGAGCGGAGTGCCTTTCGTCATCAACGCGAGGACGGACAGCTACTGGCTGGGCATCGGTGACGAAACCGAACGCCTGGAGCAGTCCATGACGAGAGGCAACGCCTACCTCGCGGCGGGCGCGGACTGCATCTTCGTACCGGGAGGCTTCGGCCGTGAGACGATCGAGATTCTCGTCCGTGAACTGGCAGGACCGCTAAACGTCATCGCAACTCCTGCCTGCCCGTCCCCGGCGGAACTCGAGGAGATGGGCGTGGCACGACTGAGCCTCGGTTCGGGCCCCGTACGGGCCGTCTTCGGCCTGCTTCGCAAGATCGCATCCGAGGTGCGCGGCGGTTCAGTCGCCTATTCGACCGCCGTCGAGCTTTCCTACGACGAAGCGAACCGCTTGTTCTCCTGATCCTCGAAGCTCTGGCTACACGACTACCGGACGCCTTTTCGCCTTTGGCGACCATCGATGAGAAGATCGCCGGAGTTCACCGCTCTTCCGAAGCGCCCGTCATCGAGCGCTCAGTCGTCATCGAAACCTATCCGCCATCCCCTGACCTCGTTGGTGCCCTCGGCCGCCGCCATGTAGACCTCGGTGCTCGACATGCTGGCGTGGCGCAGGTGGTCGCGGACCTTGCGCAGGTCGCTGGTCTCACGCGCGTAAGCCACGCCCGCATGGTGCCGCAGGCCGTGAACTCCCTTGGTGAACGGCGGCACCTCCTTGCCCTGCACGACGAAGGCGTCCGTCCAGAGGCGTTCCAGTCGTTTGTAGAGGCTGGACCTGGAGCGCGTGTCGAGGATGAAGCCGCTGGCCCGGCCGGCGGGGAAGAGCGCGCCCCTCAGCTTCCGAAGGTTCTCCAGCAGCTGCTCGCTCATCGTCACGCTGGCGGTGGTCCCGCCCTTGCCGAACTTCACCGTGAGCCGGCCGCGGTGGAGGTCGACGTCCTCCCAACGGAGCGCCAGCATCTCGGAGGCGCGCAGGCCCCCGTGGGCACCCAACAACAGGATCAGCCGGTCGTCCCAGTCGTTGCACACCTTGGCCATCATCGCCAACTCCTGCGGCGTGTACGACTTCTCGCGCGCCCGTTCGACTGCCTTCGAGCGCAGCTTGGGAAGAGTGACGTCGTCGAACGGATCGGCATCCGTGACTTCGGTCCAGCGCAGAGCGTCGTACAGGGCTTTGGCAGCCGAGACTCGAGAACGAACCGAGGCCGGCGACAGCGGTTTGTACTTGAGCCGCCTGCCGTCCTCGTACTTGTTCCGGTCGTTCGCATCGACGGGCCGGTCGGGCGCCATCAGGTCGAGGACGTACAGTTCGGCGTCCTCCCGCCTGGGCCTCAGCAGGTTGACGCCGCTCCAGGCATCCAGCAGCGTCATCACGCCCTTCCGATAAGAACTGATCGTGTGACGTGAGACCTGCCTGCGCGTCAGATAGGCCTCGGTGAGTTCCCAGAGCGCCTGGTGATCGCGCTCGTTCACCGCTCGCGCCGCGAAGTGCCTGCGGTCCTCACTGCTCATGCTGAGCAGAGAGCGGGCTCGCTCGAGGCTCGAGGTGAGGGATCTGCTCAGTTCGTTCGACTTTGCCACGACGCCCACCTTCTTGGAACCGCTCACGAGGCCGCCAGAGGCAGAGGCCCGGCGCTCTCTTCCCCACCCGCTCCTAGTGGAATCATAATACACATTATGTTTCCACAAGACCAGGGGAGAGGCCGGAGGCGCAGATCATCACCTGACTTCCTCGATTCGCCTACGGCCATTAAGGGTGGAACTCTACTATGTCGAGTTGGTCGATAGCCTCGAAGTGTTTCACGTTGCCGGTCGCCAACTTCAACCCGTGTTCGAGAGCGGTACCTGCTATTAGGGCGTCTGCGAGCTGCAGCGAGTGGCTCAGGAAATGCTGCTCTACGAGAAACGATGCTCTGTCGCTGATCGACTCTGAAATGGGATGAATCGGCAGCTCCCATTCCCGGAGTTGACGCTGGAGGGTCCGTAACTCACTCTTGCTTCGCATCCCCTGGACCAGCTCCATATAGGTAACGGCCGAAGCGGCGATGCCACTGGTGTCGTGAAGAAACCTCGCAGCAGGCACGTGGCCACGCAGATACCAGATCAGGATGTCAGTATCGATCAGCATGTCGGTTTGCCTGCGAGGTCAGAAGCGGCCCTTTCGGAGTCGATCGACATACTCGACTACGTTCTCCGTGGCCTCGTGATCACTCCACATCCCGAACAAGGGCGAGTTGCCAAAGTCGGGCATCGATCTCTTCTTCACACCGATGGCCGTCATCTTGGCTCTTGGCTTGCCCCGATAGGTGACGATCACTTCCTCGCCGCGCTCAACCGCGTCCAGGATCCGCTTCGTGTCAGATCGCAACTCCTTGGCTTTTACTTCCATTTCGACTCCAGTCAAGTGACACTCTAGAGTATACACTATGACACGTCGGCGCCGGCTCAACCTGATAGGAATGGCCCGCCCTGCACCGCATCGTTGCAACGATCGCACTCGCGGTTACCGCAGTGGGTAATTTCCGGGTTCGAACGGATGGCTTCGGTAGCCAGGGAGAGCGCATCACTAGCGGGATAGACGGTCCAGCCACTCTCCCCCACGACCATCCGGCGAGCGCAACTCTCCAGCACGGGCTGGAACTTTCCGAACCCCTCTGAACAGCCGCCAACCGCGGCCGCAGCGGGCTCTCCGTTCCGATCGTTGGCCCAGCGCCGGAACAGGGTACGGCCGGCCTGCTCCTCGGCCAGGTGAATCAGCGTCATCCGGTCCAGGCTTACGCCCATCAGCACTACGAACCCGCCACATTCGGCCAGCTCTCTCAAGGGCGCATACACATCCATCCATGTCTGTACGGAGACCAGTCTCTCGGCAAGAGGCCCTACCGCAGAGAACGAGTCGAGCGGGTGGTCGCCTCGAACGCGCGAGTTGAACGAGCAAGAGTAGTTTCTTGCGTCCCCTTCGAGCGCTATCGATGATCTGAAGTTACCTGATGGCCTGACCCGTCTCCGCACACGTCTTGCACAAGAGTCGGCGTCCCAGGAACCGTCTGCGGCCCTCTGCCGTGAGCACCCATTCCCGAGTGACCCAGGGCGGGTCGTGCCTCACGTGCCTGGTGTGGCCACACTCGAGGTCTGCCACCCAGTGACCCTCCTCATCCTGATGGAAGCCGACGATCGCACGCTCGAATACCTCGCCCACGGGCCGATACTACGGCAGCTCAGAGGGCCGCAGGCAGGGCGGGGACGAGACCGAGCTCCTCGACCAGCTGAGCGGTCCAACGCTCGATCCGGTCCTCGTTCAGCTCGATCTGGCAGGTGTAATCGAGCGCCAGGCCCACGAACTCGTCGCCTCGCAGCGCCAATGAGGCATCGAACTCGTAGCCGTCAGTCGGCCAGAGACCCACGAGTTGGGCGCCGCGCGCCTCGAGCTTCTCTGCGATTATCCCTAGGGCGTCCTGGAAGGTGATCGGATATCCCAACTGGTCACCAGACCCGAACAACGCCACCCGTTTGCCGCCAAGGTCCAGCGAGTCGAGCTCGGGTAGTTTGTCGAACCAGTCGTCCTGGATTTCGCCCTCGTTCCAGGTCGAGCAGCCCACCAGGATGACGTCGTACGACTCGAGGTCGCTCAGGTCGGTCCGGCCGACCTCTCGGAGTACCGGTTCAACGCCCGACAGCGTCTCGACCCTCGTAGCGATCCTGTCCGCGGCATCGGCCGTGTCCCCGTAAGTGCTCCCGTAAACGATCAGCATCCGCATCCAGCAGCAGCCTAAGACGCGGGCCGGACTCCTGCCCATGATTCAGGTCATGGCTGTGTCGGCGCACTGCGAGTCAAGCTGGCCTCCGTGAAGAGCGGCAGGCGAAGAAAGCCGGCGGCCGGCGGGCGACCGAGCGAGATGAGGATCGACGAGGCGAGATGCACCGAGTGCGGCGCCTGCTTCGACCTTTCCACTGTGATCGTGAACGACCCGCAGCACATCCCCATCTTGGCGATCACCCTCGAAGCGATGGCCGAGTGCCCCGTTGGAGCCATCGTCTGGCGTGAGGGGGTCGCGTGAACGTCGAGGCCGGCAGCTAGTGGCGGTAACGGCGAAGAGACCTAGCGTACCCCTGAAGACGGTTGCTCTCCCGAACGAGCACGGCGCCTGGGCGTTCCTGCTCGAGCCTGCCTTGCTGGGACTGCTGCTGGCGCCCTCACTGGCGGGCGCGTCGCTGGGGGTCGCTGCCCTGGGCGCGCTTCTCACCCAACATCCGCTCAGCCTCGTCCTGGCCGACCGACGGAGGGGCAAGACCTACCCGAGAACCGGCCTTGCCCTGCGGTTCGTCCTCTTCTACGCGCCGGTGGCCGGCGCCGCGCTGCTGACGGCCGTTCTGCTTCGAGGAGAGGTCGCCTTCCTCTTCCCCGCTCTGGTCGTCGCCCCGCTGGCGCTGGTGCAACTCGTCCTCGATGCCCGCAACCGGGGTCGGTCGCTCGGCGCAGAGCTGTGCGGGGCGAGCGCCGTTTCGGCCCTCGCTCCAACCATCCTGCTGGCTGGGGGCAGCGAACTCGTGCCTGCCATGGCTATCTGGCTCCTGCTCCTGGCACGTAACCTCTCCTCGATCCTCTACGTGCGGGCCCGCCTCAGGCTCGAGTACGACCGCCCGGCCGGTTTGACGGTCCCGGTCGCTGCTCAGTTCGGTGCCCTGATGGTCGTCACCGCTCCCGTCGTGACCGGTGTCCTCCCATACGCGGCGCTGATGGCCATCGTCGTTCTGGCGGTCCGGGCACTGCTGGGCCTCTCGAAGTATCGCCGGGCCACCCAGCCCAAGTACGTCGGTATGCGGGAGCTTGCTTTCGGGCTACTCCTCGTGGCGCTCACCGCAGCGGGTACGGTCTTCGGGTGAGCCGCTACGAGTATCTGCTCGTCAAAGCCGCCCTCGTGTACCTGGTACTCACCGGGCTGCTCGGGGTAGCGTTCCTGATCGAACCGACGCTCGCCGGTTTCTTCCGCGTTACCCACGTGCATCTGGGAGTGATCGGTTTCTTCCTGTCGATGGTTATGGGGGTCGCCTACTGGATGATGCCCAGACCCGGCCAACTGAAGCAGGAGGGCCTCGAAGCCCTCACCTTCTATCTGCTCAACGCGGGGCTGGTACTTCGCATCATCGCCGAGCCCTGGTGGCGGTACAGCGGTGATCCTCTTCCCCACTGGCTGTCGATCTGTTCGGGCCTGCTGCTGTTGGCTGCGATCGTCACCTTCGCGGTCGCGATGCAGGCGCGGGTGAAGACCAAGGAGATGATCCTCGAGTTGAGGAGTAGGCGCGAGGCCACCGAACAGGGTTGAGATCGCACGCCAGGCATATCAGCCTGCCGAGGTTCTGCGCCTGAGGCTCCTTCCCCGAGGAGCCCCCAGCCAGGGCAAAACCCAGTAGTCGAGGCCCCAGTAACCGGCCACGCGCCAGGCGAGGACCAACCAGGTCGCCAGGATGAACATCACCGGGTTGCTCGAGACGGTTCCGGCAAGCAGGAAGCTTGCATTCAGGAACCCGCCCAGGAAGGCGCTCACGCCGGTGAGGAAGCCCAGTAGCAGGGCGAGGCCCACCAGCAGCTCGCCGAACGCAACCAGGTGGCCCATGACTGAGGCGTTCGGCAGGAACAGGTTCTCGATGAGCCAGGCGTACCATCCTGCTACGCTCGGATGATCGCCGCTCGAGAGGGTCAGCGCGCGGCCGAGGAAGCCGCGAACGGCTCCGCCGGCCTCGGGTCCCACCCAGGCAGGGTCGGTGACCTTGCCCAGTCCCGAGCTGAGCCACAGCCACCCCAGGTAGAGGCGCACCAGGGTCCAGAACGGTACCGATGCCTTGCTGGCGAAGACAAGTTTGCTGATGCGCGGTTCGGGATAGATACGGGCTGCGGTCGTGCTGCGGGTGCTCATCGAGTTGACCCCTTTCACTTCAGATCATCATCCCGAGGCTACATGTGCGCAGGTTATGAAAGTCCCGTTCCTGCTTCACTCCGGTTACTCTTGAGGGGTGCGCCTCGACAACGCCCAGGTTCTCGCGCGTTGCCCCCTCTTCGCTCAACTTCCCGACGAGGACATAGAGGCCCTGGCAGCGATCGCTACCCGGTTGCGATTGGAGAAGGGGCAGAGCATCTTCATGGCCGGTGAGCCAGCAGAGGCGCTGCGGGTGGTAGTCACCGGTTCCCTCAAGGTATTCGTGATCTCGCCGCAGTCTGGCCGGGAGCTGGTACTGACCGTTGAGCGGCCGTTCAGTTCGGTGGCCGAGTTGCCCAGCTTCGACGAAGGGGTTTATCCGGCGAGCGCCGAGGCGCTGGAGGAGTGTGAGCTGTTGGTGCTGCCCGATGCGGCCCTCAAGCAGGTTCTTAGGGAGAGGCCGGACGTCGCGCTTCACCTGCTCCGCACCCTGGGCAGGAGGCTGAGGCGGCTCGTCGAACTCGTCGAGCAGCTCTCCTTCCAGGAGGTGGTTCAACGCCTGGCGGGACACCTGCTCGACCGCGCCGCTGCCGGTCTTCCCTTCGAGCTGGAGACCAACGGTGAGATCGCCGGTCGACTTGGCACGGTGCCGGAGCTGGTCAGCCGCAACCTGTCGCGACTGCAGAACTCCGGGATGGTGACTATGCAGCGGCGCACGGTCACCGGTATCGATGACGCCGGGTTGCGGGCCATGGCCGATTCCGCCGGTCGTTAGAGCTCAGATCCAGTGCAGCCGGCGCCTGCCCTCGTCGGTCATCATCTCTGGAGACCAGGGCGGGTCCCAGACGATCTTCACGTCCACGAACTCGACGCCCGGGAGCCGTTCCAGGGTAAGGAGCACGTCCTTCTCGATGGTCCCGTGCATCGGGCAGCCGGGCGTGGTCAGGCTTATGGTCGCTTCGATGTTCCTGGCTATCACCGCAACCGAGTAGACGAGGCCGAGATTGACCAGATCGACACCCAGTTCGGGGTCGATTACGTCGCCGAGCGCTTCGAGGACCTGCGAAGCCGGCACGACCGGGTTGAGTTCCGTTATCTCGACTGCGATCCCGGTCGCCTCCTCATGCCGCCGCGGGTTCCGCCGCAGGCGCTTCCAACGAGTGGTCGCCGAAGACGATCCAGAACGCCTGAACCAGCTGGGACCAGGCGGCGACCGCGAACAACGTGGCACCGATGGTGGCCACGAGTGGGCTGGCCACCACCCGCGTCGCGACGACCAGCGGGACGGAGACGGTGATGCACCAGAAGGTGCACCGATCCAGCCAACCGAGAGCAAGTTCACCAAGCAGCGGAACCCTGGCTCGTCCTACCAATGCTCCGTAGCGGTGCTGCCAGGTGAGGAAGCCGAGGATCTTCGAGTACATCCCGACTATCGACAGAGTGACGAAGCCGAACAGTATGGCCGCCACCGCGGCCGGAGCAGGACCGACGGCTGAGAACAGTGCGGTTGGCACCAGCAACACGGGTGCCAGGACGAAGAGCCTGAGCGGAAGGCCGAGCTTGCGCCTCACGCGCTTGCGCACGATGGCGATCACGTCCAGGAGGAAGAGGATCACGGCGGCGATGAGCGCGAGCCCGGCGAATTCCAGAAGCGGGAGACCTGTGAACGTCTGGATAGCCAGGAGCGCCAGGCCAACGTGCACCGCTCCCGTGAGGAGACGCAGCCGCTTCTGCGACACGCCGTGGCTCAGGACGAACATCCCCAGCAACTTGTGTCCCGCTCCAGCGATCGCGAGGAAGAAGGTACCGAAGAGGCCGAGCCCAAGATGCAACAGCGTCGGGTTGCCGAGCGCGTCGGCCAGGGCCGGTATCCGCCGGCTCAGGGCTACGAGGACTCCGGCTGCGGCCGTCGCCGTGAGATACATTGCGGCGGCGAGCATGGCAGCACCGACCGCGTCCCGCGAGGTGGCGCTTCGGCTCGTGCGCCAGACGTTGTAGGCGAAGACCAGGAGCCCGCAGACGGCGAGGCTGCCACCAGTTGCCAGCAGCCAGACTCGGTACCCCGTGGCGAACCCTATGACCACTCCTGCACTACCGGCCAACAGCAGCCAGTAGGTCACCGTTCCCAACCGGGCGGAGTGCAGCTGCGTGACCAGGACCACCGGCATCAGCTGGTGCATCGCACCGACCAGCACCATGGAGGCGAACCCGAGCGTTAGCGTGTGAACCACCGCTAGCGCTGCAGGCGTTGCGTAGTAGCCAAGCAGCAGTTCCGGGTCGAGCGCGAGCGCCGTGGCCGCGGCGGCAAGGGATGCTGCCCCCGTCAACAGGAAGCGCGCCGGTACCCAGAAAGGGACAGCGTTCGCTCGGAGATTCACGGCGCTGGACTAGCGGCCGGCTTCAGGATCTCTACCTGCGTGCTGCCGTCATCCTGCGGGTGCACATGGTACTCAGCGCCCCGCTCCTCCAGCTGAGGAAGCAGGTAGATAGGCACCCGGTCGTTGTGGATCACCAGCCTCCCGCCGGGAAGCAGGCGCTCGTAAGCTTCGAGCGTCCGCACCATTGGCATGGGCGGTTCGAGGCCGCGGTTGTCGAGGATCTCTCCGTCCATCGCCCGGAGTCTAGGCTCGCTCACCGCCCAGCTCCCATGACCCAGGTCATGGAGGAGCGGGTCCCTGAGGCGTCAAGATCCGGCCATGAGAACGTCCCAGACAGCCCGAGCACGACATCACCGCCAAGTCGCGGAGCTGTTCCCATGCCCCTCATAAAGGCTCTGGCGCGCCGCAAGTTCCTGGAGAACGGCCCGGCCCCGCAGGTTCTCAACATGGGGACCAACCTCGCCAGCATGCTGCTGTGCCTCAAGCATGGCCAGACGCTCGAGGCACCGGCCAGCGACGCCAGTGAGACTCTTTTCTGCGTTCTCGCCGGAAGTGGCTTCGTGCGGGAGGGCTCCGAGGAGCACGCCGTCGAAACGGGCGACGTTGTTCACGTATCCGCAGGCGACACCAAGGCGCTGATCGCCGGCGAGGGTGAGCTCAGCGTCCTGGGAGTCCGTTATCTGAAAGGGCGTTCTTGAAGCACCAGGGCCTTGGGGCCAAGGTGCGGGAAGGCAGGAAAGAAGTGCAGAAGTTCGATGTCCGTGAGATCATCCCCCGCGAGCGTCACGCGAAGATCTTCAAGCTTTTCGACGGCCTCGAGTCGGGCCAGGCGTTCGAGCTCATCAACGACCACGATCCGAAGCCGCTCTACTACCAGTTCCAGATGGAGCGGCCGGGCCAGGCCTCCTGGGAGTATCTCGAGGAGGGACCTGAGACATGGCGCGTTAAGGTAGGCCGGGTCTGAGCTACCGCTAACTCCTCATGCCTCCGGGAGGGCGGTCTCAGGCGGCCGCCCTCCTTGCTGTCTGGTTGACCCAGGTCATGGAGCGGGAGAGCACCGTGGAGCGAAAATCTGCTTATGGCAAGCCCTCTCGATCAGATAACGCGCGAGACTTCGGTCAACCGGATCCTGGAACTCGCCCCCGACGCAATCGTAGTCCTCGATGAGTTCGGTATCGACAGCTGCTGTGGTGGCAGCCTCTCCCTGGGTGAGGCCGCCCAGGAGGCAACGGTCGACGCGGACCTGGTCCTGTCGCGATTGACGAGCAGGTACCAGGAGTGAACCTCCTGGATCAGGCTCAGTACGGCGACCGACGGCACACGCGGATCCTCTCCTCTTCGGCGGAAGCCAAACTGGTCCTCTTCAGCCTCGCGAACGGGCAGGAGGTGAAGGGCCGGGGCGAACCGCGAGTCCACATGATCGCCCTCGAGGGGCGCGGTTCGCTCTGGGCCGGCGAGAACAGGATCGACGCGAAGGCCGGCACGATGATCCAGGCCGAGCCCGGCGAGGCCCACGGAGCTGCAGCTGCAGACGGCAACTTCCTGGTTCTGGGGATCATCACTCCCGGCTCGTGATAACCGCCAGCCGGGTGGCTCTGGCCAGCTCCCTGACCTACTTCCTGCTGGCCAACACGTTGGGGCTGCTGATGGGTTCGGGTCTAGTCGGTTACGTGTGGCGACCGGCGCACGCTCACCTGAACCTGCTCGGGTTCGTGAGCATGATGATTTACGGCGTGGCCTATCATGCTCTGCCGCGCTTCAGCGGCAGACCGTTCAAGCGTCCCCGGCTGGCGCTGACCCAGATCGTCCTCGCCAACATCGGCCTGCTGGGAATGGCGCTCGTGTGGGGACTCGCGCTGCCCCCCGCCCTGTTCGCGCTCTGGGGCGGGATCGAGTACCTCTCCAGCCTGCTCTTCGTCTTCCTCATAGGTGAACTGCTGCTGCCCGAACGGGGTAGCGTCGGAGGACGCGGCCTCGGTTGAACTCGACTGGAGCGCGCTCGAACGGATGCCAGCGACTCCACTTTTTGTACGAGCGGCGACGGGCTGCGCCTCGGACAGGTCGCGCTGTCCTTGCGCCTGGCCGGCACCAAACGACGCGCGCAGGCTCTCTGCCTGCTGTCGACTCAGCTCGCTTGGCTGAGTACCGGCTTCACGCCTTTGCAGAGTTGCGCCATCTTCACTTCGGAGAGCACCTCGCGGATCTGCAGCGTGGTCGCGAGCCAGGCCAGCTTGAGGTTGCAGCCGCCCACACGCTGCTGGGTAGCGCACTGCTTCTTCGTCTGGCAGGTGTCGAGGATGAGCTTGCCCGACACGCCCTCGATGATGTCGAGCATCGAAAGCCGGTCCACCTCGACCTTGAGGGAGAGACCGCCGGAGCGGCCCATCCGGCTCTCCACCAGATCGGCCTGGACGAGCTTGCGGATGACCTTGGCGGTGAAGGCCGGGGGCAGCTGCAGTCTTGCGGCGATCTCGGCCGTACTGATGCCCGGGTTCTCGGCGATCTGGATGACGGCGTGGATAGCGTAGCTTTCGTCCCGTTTGAGGAGGGTGCGTAGTGCGTCCATCTGCCCTATCTTACCCTTGCTACTCCAAGTTTCGGCACTTCCTCATCGACGGTGCGCGGATTTGTGTTGTCCAGCCCGGAGTAAACGGTGAACCAGGCTGCCGCCTTCACCTCTTACTCGGATGAAGAGCGCCGAGTAGCACGTGGCGAGGCACCGTTGGCGTGACGGGGAGGGTTGCCGATCCGCTGCGGTTATCATTCCTTGGCAACGCCTTCACGCCGATCGCTTCTATCCAGCTTTAGGATCGCGTTCGAAGCAGCGACCTCGCCTGCGAAGAAGAGCTCGTAGTTCTCCTCGAGGCGGTCGATCTCGTAAAGGTAGTTCACCATCATGCCGAACGACTCGGCCAGCCCCTTCTCGGACGTGTCAGCGAGCCAGTTGAGCCGCTCGACCTTGGCGCCGTTGAAGATATGGAATCGTTCGACCGGGTCACGCGGCTTGCCCACCTGGTTCCGTTCATGGAGCAGGTAGTGCGTGCAGAGCCGCATCAACGGTTCCTCCAGGGCGGCCGATATCGTCTCGTCCTGGTACCAGTCGTTACCTTCGAGCAGCTCGCTCAGGCTCTCTGCCCCGGAGACCGCTGCATGCA from Trueperaceae bacterium includes the following:
- a CDS encoding type II toxin-antitoxin system prevent-host-death family antitoxin, which translates into the protein MEVKAKELRSDTKRILDAVERGEEVIVTYRGKPRAKMTAIGVKKRSMPDFGNSPLFGMWSDHEATENVVEYVDRLRKGRF
- a CDS encoding flavodoxin, giving the protein MRMLIVYGSTYGDTADAADRIATRVETLSGVEPVLREVGRTDLSDLESYDVILVGCSTWNEGEIQDDWFDKLPELDSLDLGGKRVALFGSGDQLGYPITFQDALGIIAEKLEARGAQLVGLWPTDGYEFDASLALRGDEFVGLALDYTCQIELNEDRIERWTAQLVEELGLVPALPAAL
- a CDS encoding DUF5694 domain-containing protein; the protein is MDSRPAQLLLLGTFHFGDTIDATKVEFDALAPLRQQEIVRLVERLSRFKANVVAVEAGVDERAELNERYAAFREGRLEPRANEVEQIGFRLAARCELERVTPVDQAVDMPFDPLFRWAEANDPEFVRDFWRSLRVQERHDADLVSRSTLLEALNYFNDPAFVARDHARYLQLSAVGNQENDLGTNLLAAWYERNATIFENLTRVAEPGGRIILIIGSGHLAILRDLISRSPQLVEVPLEEYLRT
- a CDS encoding type II toxin-antitoxin system VapC family toxin, whose product is MLIDTDILIWYLRGHVPAARFLHDTSGIAASAVTYMELVQGMRSKSELRTLQRQLREWELPIHPISESISDRASFLVEQHFLSHSLQLADALIAGTALEHGLKLATGNVKHFEAIDQLDIVEFHP
- a CDS encoding DinB family protein; this encodes MSGIDFVLEAFDRNGRVNRATLATLKMDDLGHDDGAGGYTVGQHLADMAEFRYGWLTKVSPQHAESVPSVADGDQSSFWLTITSIEELQRAFDAGDAAVRAAVTSAVDEGRKFTGAYESHPVHFLEHTIVHDSHHRGQILALLRRAGRPTEERMELESKSWSIWRE
- a CDS encoding YwiC-like family protein; this encodes MAVTAKRPSVPLKTVALPNEHGAWAFLLEPALLGLLLAPSLAGASLGVAALGALLTQHPLSLVLADRRRGKTYPRTGLALRFVLFYAPVAGAALLTAVLLRGEVAFLFPALVVAPLALVQLVLDARNRGRSLGAELCGASAVSALAPTILLAGGSELVPAMAIWLLLLARNLSSILYVRARLRLEYDRPAGLTVPVAAQFGALMVVTAPVVTGVLPYAALMAIVVLAVRALLGLSKYRRATQPKYVGMRELAFGLLLVALTAAGTVFG
- a CDS encoding isocitrate lyase/phosphoenolpyruvate mutase family protein; this translates as MRQHDLARRFLELHAAPELLLLPNAWDAGSAVIFERAGFEAIGTTSAGISYSSGYPDGQQLPLAELLTAVARIARRISVPLSVDVEAGYGAEPSRIAANVAEVVAAGAVGINLEDGRVDGPPTLVDIQFQCEVLSAVAEVRSSSGVPFVINARTDSYWLGIGDETERLEQSMTRGNAYLAAGADCIFVPGGFGRETIEILVRELAGPLNVIATPACPSPAELEEMGVARLSLGSGPVRAVFGLLRKIASEVRGGSVAYSTAVELSYDEANRLFS
- a CDS encoding DUF3565 domain-containing protein, which produces MGEVFERAIVGFHQDEEGHWVADLECGHTRHVRHDPPWVTREWVLTAEGRRRFLGRRLLCKTCAETGQAIR
- a CDS encoding AAC(3) family N-acetyltransferase, whose product is MRRRVRPSGNFRSSIALEGDARNYSCSFNSRVRGDHPLDSFSAVGPLAERLVSVQTWMDVYAPLRELAECGGFVVLMGVSLDRMTLIHLAEEQAGRTLFRRWANDRNGEPAAAAVGGCSEGFGKFQPVLESCARRMVVGESGWTVYPASDALSLATEAIRSNPEITHCGNRECDRCNDAVQGGPFLSG
- a CDS encoding site-specific integrase → MAKSNELSRSLTSSLERARSLLSMSSEDRRHFAARAVNERDHQALWELTEAYLTRRQVSRHTISSYRKGVMTLLDAWSGVNLLRPRREDAELYVLDLMAPDRPVDANDRNKYEDGRRLKYKPLSPASVRSRVSAAKALYDALRWTEVTDADPFDDVTLPKLRSKAVERAREKSYTPQELAMMAKVCNDWDDRLILLLGAHGGLRASEMLALRWEDVDLHRGRLTVKFGKGGTTASVTMSEQLLENLRKLRGALFPAGRASGFILDTRSRSSLYKRLERLWTDAFVVQGKEVPPFTKGVHGLRHHAGVAYARETSDLRKVRDHLRHASMSSTEVYMAAAEGTNEVRGWRIGFDDD